Proteins from a genomic interval of Amblyraja radiata isolate CabotCenter1 chromosome 49, sAmbRad1.1.pri, whole genome shotgun sequence:
- the LOC116968972 gene encoding zinc finger protein 271-like, with amino-acid sequence MEDHMAGHNKEKRYECDVCGKAWQSPSQLETHRRVHTGERPFDCSECGKNFARYDKLVQHNRVHTGERPFTCSDCGKSFKTAQVLKMHRRVHTDEKSYGCSTCGKSFARSSGLQVHRRVHSNERPFTCSDCGKGFKSSTDLKVHRRLHTGERPYTCSDCGKGFTQSHSLLVHRRTHTGQRPFTCSDCGKGFKSSKDLKVHRRMHIGERPYTCSDCGKGFIRSSSLLVHQHTHTGERPYTCAQCGKGFTQSNHLLSHQRTHTGERPYTCAQCGKGFTQSSNLLEHQRIHTGERPYTCAQCSKGFTRSTYLLVHQRTHTGERPYTCSQCGKGFTYSSNLLKHQRTHTDERPYTCVQCGKGFSQSSDLLVHQRIHTGERPYTCAQCGKGFTQSSDLLVHQRIHTGKRPYTCGQCGKGFTQSSDLLVHQRIHTGERPYTCAQCGKGFSCSSRLMSHQHTHTSDRPRYECDVCGKAWQSPSRLEIHRRVHTGERPFDCSDCGKDFTRADELKNHQRVHTGEKPYGCSTCGKSFTDSSGLLRHRRVHSNERPFTCSDCGKGFKSSAELKLHRRLHTGERPYTCSDCGKGFKSSSELKMHRRVHTGERPYTCSDCGKGFKSSSELKMHRHLHTGERPYTCSDCGKGFIRSSSLLVHQHTHTGERPYTCSDCGKGFTQTSTLLQHQRTHTEERPYTCAQCGKGFTCSDSLLEHQRTHNGDHPYTCTQCGKGFTQSRHLLRHQHAHTGERLYTCAQCGKGFTKSSNLLVHQRTHTGERPYTCGQCGKSFTKSHHLLVHQRTHTGERPYTCPQCGKGFTQSHHLQSHQRTHTGERPYTCAQCGKGFTQSSDLLVHQRIHTGERPFTCAQCGKGFTHSNSLQEHQRIHTGERPYTCAQCGKSFTKSSTLLVHQRTHTGERPYTCALCGKGFTRSTYLLSHQRVHAGDHSVPSPVCGERFSRTSHVLSHQRMHTSGRPYGCPNCGEEFDSSRGLRQHRRAHAGKELLPLREAFQECTGAAGAPAEAHRRETL; translated from the exons ATGGAGGACCACAtggcggggcacaacaaggagaagcgttatgagtgtgacgtgtgtggcaaggcctggcagagcccgagccagctggagacccaccggagggtgcacacgggagaacggcccttcgactgctcggagtgcggcaagaactTCGCCCGCTACGACAAACTGGTgcagcacaaccgcgtgcacacaggcgagaggccgttcacctgctccgactgcggtaaGAGCTTCAAGACTGCGCAGGTCCTGAAGATGCACCGACGGGTGCACACGGACGAGAagtcctatggctgctccacctgcggcaagagctttgcccgctCATCGGGGCTGCaggtgcaccggcgggtgcacagcaatgagcggcccttcacctgctccgactgcggcaaaggcttcaagtcatcgacagacctgaaggtgcacagacgcctgcacaccggggagcggccctacacctgcagcgactgcggcaagggcttcacccagtcccacagcctTCTGGTTCAccggcgcacccacaccggccagcggcccttcacctgcagcgactgcggcaaaggcttcaagtcatccaaggacctgaaggtgcacaggcgcatgCACATCGGGgaacggccctacacctgcagcgactgcgggaaAGGCTTCAtccgctccagcagcctgctggtgcaccagcacacccacactggcgagcgaccctacacctgcgcccagtgcggcaagggcttcacgcaGTCCAatcacctgctgtcccaccagcgcacccacactggcgagcgcccctacacctgcgcccagtgcggcaaaggcttcacccagtccagcaacctgctggagcaccagcgcatccacaccggcgagcgtccctacacctgtgcccagtgcagcaagggcttcacccgctccacctatctgctggtgcaccaacgcacccacaccggcgagcgtccctacacctgctcccagtgcggcaagggcttcacgtactccagcaacctgctgaagcaccagcgcacccacaccgacgaGCGCCCTTACACTtgcgtccagtgcggcaagggcttcagtcAGTCCAGTGacttgctggtgcaccagcgcatccacaccggcgagcgtccctacacctgcgcccagtgcggcaagggcttcacccagtccagtgacctgctggtgcaccagcgcatccacaccggcaagcgtccctacacctgcggccagtgcggcaagggcttcacccagtccagtgacctgctggtgcaccagcgcatccacaccggcgagcgtccctacacctgcgcccagtgcggcaagggcttctccTGCTCCTCCAGGCTAATGtcccaccagcacacccacaccagCGACCGTCCT cgttatgagtgtgacgtgtgtggcaaggcctggcagagcccgagccggctggagatccaccggcgggtgcacacgggagaacgccccttcgactgctccgactgcggcaaggacttcacGAGGGCGGATGAGTTGAAgaaccaccagcgggtgcacacgggcgagaagccctatggatgctccacctgcggcaagagctttaccgACTCATCGGGGCTGTTgcggcaccggcgggtgcacagcaatgagcggcccttcacctgctccgactgcggcaaaggcttcaagtcctcGGCAGAACTGAAGctacacaggcgcctgcacaccggggaacggccctacacctgcagcgactgcggcaagggcttcaagtCGTCCTCGGAACTGAAGATGCACAG gcgcgtgcacaccggggagcggccctacacctgcagcgactgcggcaagggcttcaagtCATCGTCGGAACTGAAGATGCACAGgcacctacacactggggagcggccctacacctgcagcgactgcggcaagggtttCATCCGCTCCAGCagtctgctggtgcaccagcacacccacaccggcgagcgcccctacacctgcagcgactgtggcaagggcttcacacaGACCAGCACCCTGCTgcaacaccagcgcacccacaccgaggagcgcccctacacctgtgcccagtgcggcaagggcttcacctgctccgacagcctgctggagcaccagcgcacccacaatggcgatcacccctacacctgcacccagtgcggcaagggcttcacccagtcccgtCACCTGCTGCGACACCAGCacgcccacaccggggagcgcctctacacctgcgcccagtgcggcaagggcttcaccaagtccagcaacctgctggtgcatcagcgcacccacaccggcgagcgtccctacacctgcggccagtgtggcaagagcttcaccaaATCCCATCacttgctggtgcaccagcgcacccacaccggcgaacgtccctacacctgcccccagtgcggcaagggcttcacccaatccCATCACCTgcagtcccaccagcgcacccacaccggcgagcgcccctacacctgcgcccagtgcggcaagggtttcacccagtCCAgtgacctgctggtgcaccagcgcatccacactggcgagcgccccttcacctgcgcccagtgtggcaagggcttcacccactccaacagcctgcaggagcaccagcgcatccacaccggcgagcgcccctacacctgcgcccagtgcggcaagagcttcaccaagtccagcaccctgctggtgcaccagcgcacccacaccggcgagcgcccctacacctgcgccttgtgcggcaagggcttcacccgttcCACCTATCTGCTGtctcaccagcgggtgcacgccggcgaccattCCGTCCCCagtccggtgtgtggagagcgcttttctAGGACCTCTCACGTCCTGTCTCACCAGCGCATGCACACCAGTGGCCGGCCCTACGGCTGCCCgaactgcggtgaggagtttgacagctcgcgggggttgcggcagcaccggcgggcccacgccggcAAGGAGCTGCTCCCACTGAGGGAAGCGTTTCAAGAGTGCACGGGGGCAGCAGGAGCACCAGCGGaagcacaccggagagagaccctttga